The Tepidibacter aestuarii genome contains a region encoding:
- a CDS encoding cupin domain-containing protein, giving the protein MGCLRSCKEYLKIDDERILIMPNKYEHLIMKDIQWTKSLPDHEGSIGDKGFPILMSNKFVPEAKAWVCPALLRADKKTSEAIANGSFGKATPHIHDGDEMYLILGEENSSTIAVTLGDDYYEVTTPAAVYIPAGLPHSIEAKRIDEGKFGGACPIFLGTEYITKPVPENPLKIENTEKLVMKDIQWVKSLPDHEGSIGDKGFPILMSNEFVPEAKAWVCPALLTADKKTSEAIANGSFGKATPHIHDGDEMYLLVGDENSSTIAVTLGGEYYEVTTPAAVYIPAGLPHSIEAKRIDEGKFGGACPVFLGTEYITKPVPEK; this is encoded by the coding sequence TTGGGATGCTTACGAAGTTGCAAAGAATATTTAAAAATTGATGATGAAAGGATTTTAATTATGCCAAATAAATATGAACACTTAATAATGAAAGATATACAATGGACAAAAAGTTTACCAGACCACGAAGGATCCATAGGAGATAAAGGTTTTCCAATATTAATGAGCAATAAATTTGTGCCAGAAGCAAAAGCATGGGTTTGCCCTGCACTATTAAGAGCAGATAAAAAAACAAGTGAAGCAATTGCAAATGGATCATTTGGTAAAGCGACTCCACATATACATGATGGAGATGAGATGTACTTAATCCTAGGAGAAGAAAACTCTTCAACAATTGCAGTGACTTTAGGAGACGATTATTATGAAGTTACTACACCAGCAGCTGTATATATTCCAGCAGGTTTACCACACTCAATTGAAGCAAAGAGAATAGATGAAGGTAAATTTGGTGGTGCATGTCCAATATTCCTAGGAACTGAATATATCACAAAACCTGTACCAGAAAATCCATTAAAAATTGAAAATACTGAGAAGTTGGTAATGAAAGATATACAATGGGTGAAAAGTTTACCAGACCATGAAGGTTCCATTGGTGATAAAGGTTTCCCAATATTAATGAGTAACGAATTTGTTCCAGAAGCTAAAGCATGGGTTTGTCCAGCTCTTTTAACAGCGGATAAAAAGACAAGTGAAGCAATTGCAAATGGATCATTTGGTAAAGCGACTCCACATATACATGATGGAGATGAGATGTATTTGCTCGTTGGGGATGAAAATTCTTCAACAATTGCTGTGACTTTAGGCGGAGAATACTATGAAGTTACTACACCAGCAGCTGTATATATTCCAGCAGGTTTACCGCATTCAATTGAAGCTAAAAGAATAGATGAAGGTAAATTTGGTGGTGCATGTCCAGTATTTTTAGGAACAGAATATATAACAAAACCTGTGCCAGAAAAATAA
- a CDS encoding M20 family metallopeptidase, which yields MKNDIFSIVDSKAELIKDVGKKIWENPELGYKEKFASSLLKETLKDAGFLIKEVEGIPTAFIAEYGSGSPIIGILGEYDALPSLSQKVSTVKESVIENGNGHGCGHNLIGVGGVGACLSVKEMIEKGELSGTIRFYGCPAEELLSGKTFMAQKGVFDDLDTALTWHPFSFNGVCGFSTNAMLSAEFFFKGVSSHAGQEPEKGRSALDAVELMNVGTNYLREHIIDGARMHYTITNGGVAPNIVPAEASVWYYVRAPKKSDVYDIFDRLVKVSQGAALMTETEVEYKIKADCYNVLNNRTLEELLSKNMKEAGKVGFTEEDKEFAEKLVQTIPENVYKKELNKLGLKEGTYIDERALGVTGKGIVMGGSTDVGDVSYKVPTAQFGTACIPVGVAGHSWQATSSFGSELGLKGAVYASKVLAGSLYDLLSDGKDILDKAKEEFKEVSEEYQTRLPKEFKND from the coding sequence ATGAAAAATGATATATTTTCAATTGTTGACAGTAAAGCTGAATTAATAAAAGATGTGGGTAAAAAAATATGGGAAAACCCTGAATTAGGATATAAAGAGAAATTTGCATCTTCACTACTAAAAGAAACATTAAAAGATGCTGGATTTTTAATAAAAGAAGTAGAAGGCATTCCAACAGCATTTATTGCTGAATATGGAAGTGGCTCACCTATAATTGGTATTTTAGGAGAATATGATGCACTTCCAAGTCTTTCACAAAAGGTAAGTACTGTTAAAGAATCTGTGATTGAGAATGGAAACGGACATGGATGTGGTCATAACTTAATTGGAGTAGGTGGTGTTGGCGCATGTCTTTCTGTAAAGGAAATGATTGAAAAAGGTGAGCTTTCAGGAACAATACGTTTTTATGGATGCCCTGCTGAAGAATTACTATCTGGAAAAACTTTTATGGCACAAAAGGGTGTTTTTGATGATTTAGACACAGCATTGACATGGCATCCATTCAGTTTTAACGGAGTATGTGGATTTTCAACTAATGCTATGTTATCAGCAGAATTTTTCTTCAAAGGAGTATCTTCTCATGCAGGACAAGAGCCTGAAAAAGGAAGAAGTGCATTAGATGCTGTTGAACTTATGAATGTTGGAACAAACTATTTAAGAGAGCATATAATTGATGGTGCTAGAATGCATTATACTATAACAAACGGTGGAGTTGCTCCTAATATTGTACCAGCAGAGGCTTCTGTATGGTATTATGTAAGAGCTCCTAAAAAGTCAGATGTATATGACATATTTGATAGACTAGTTAAAGTATCACAAGGTGCAGCTCTTATGACAGAAACAGAGGTTGAATATAAAATTAAAGCTGACTGTTATAATGTTTTAAATAATAGAACTTTAGAAGAATTACTTTCTAAGAACATGAAAGAAGCAGGAAAAGTAGGATTTACCGAAGAAGATAAAGAATTTGCTGAAAAACTTGTACAAACTATTCCAGAAAATGTATATAAGAAAGAACTAAATAAATTAGGGTTAAAAGAAGGTACCTATATTGATGAAAGAGCTCTTGGAGTTACTGGTAAAGGAATCGTTATGGGTGGCTCAACTGATGTAGGTGATGTGTCTTATAAAGTTCCTACTGCACAATTTGGAACAGCTTGTATTCCTGTAGGAGTTGCAGGCCATTCATGGCAAGCTACTTCATCATTTGGTTCGGAATTAGGCTTAAAAGGAGCCGTATATGCCTCTAAAGTATTAGCAGGAAGTCTTTATGACTTATTATCAGATGGAAAGGATATATTAGATAAAGCTAAAGAAGAGTTTAAAGAAGTTAGTGAAGAATATCAAACAAGATTGCCAAAAGAATTTAAAAACGATTAA